Genomic DNA from Mucilaginibacter terrenus:
GCATTAATCACCGGCTTCTTTTCAGTTAAACGCTTTTGTCTTAATAATGCTTCCAGATAGTAGTAATCAGCATAAATTATTGGCACATCTATCTCGCTCTTGGCGGGTAAATGGCCGGTACTGTGCAGCAGCATAAAGCCCCTGGCACTGTCTGGCTGCGCCTGATAAGCGGTGTGCAGGCTCTTTATTATTTTATCAGCAGTAGCTTTATACTTTTTACCGTTTTTGCTGTAGGTGCTTAGCTCGTACAATGCTGACGCAGTAACCGCCGCTGCTGATGCATCTCTTGGCTGAGTTTTTATATCAGTAGCGTCATAATCCCAATAAGGAACCAGATCAGCAGGCATGTTAGGGTTGCTAAAGATGAACCTGGCAATTTGCTCTGCCTGCTGCAGGTAAGCCTTATTATGGGTTTCGCGGTAACACATTGTAAAACCATAAAGCCCCCACGCTTGCCCCCTTGCCCACGATGAACTGTCTGCAAAACCCTGGTGCGTTTGCTTGTGTAAAACCGCTCCGGTTTCAGGGTCATAGTCTACCACGTGGTAAGAGCTGTAGTTCTCTCTGAAGTGGTTCTTCATGGTAGTATTGGCATGTGTTACAGCTACGTTGTAAAAGCGTTTATCGCCGCTGAGTTTGGCTGCCTCGAACAACAATTCCAGGTTCATCATATTATCTATGATTACCGGGAACTTCCATTCCTTCCGGTTGTCCCACGACTTAAGAGAGCCTACTTTAGGATTAAACCTTGTTACAAGCGTTTTCGCCGCTTCTAATACAACATCTTTGTAGTGGGCATCATGTGTAAGCCTGTAAGCATTCCCCACGCTGTTATAAAGCTTAAAGCCCATATCGTGCGTTCCGGCATTGGCCTTCTCCGCCTCCATTAACGTGGTAAACGGAACAGCCTTTTGTTTCCAGCTTTCGGCCCCAGTGTACTCGTACAAAAACCACAAATTGCCCGGGAAAAAACCGCTACACCAATCGCGGGTAGGCACCAGTACTAGTTCTCCGTTTCTGCCCAGTGTACGTGGCGATACCAGGTTGGGCTTATCGGGATTCTTTGCTTTGTTAGTTTCTTTCAGCATTACATCTGCCTGATGCTGCGCAAAAACAAAAGCGGGCTTATAGTCTTGCTGGGCAAGGGCGTTTGTACCTGCTCCCGTTAGCAGAAGTGCTATGGCGATTTTTCTCATCATCATCAGTTTGCAACCTTAATTTTGATCACCAGCTTCTTCACTGTGTCAAAGCCATCCACCTTTATGTTAGGCCGGTGTGCATCCTGAGGGAAAAACAGGAAGAACGTTCCGGGCTCTGCTCTATAGTACTTACCCTCTGTCGTGTAGTTCGCCACATCTTTGGCTGTATCATAAGCATTGGTAACCGTTGCTTTAGCAACCTGCTCAACTCCAATCTTCTCTTTACCAGTTATCACATATTGCAGGTCGATATAGTTTTTATGCGATTCCCAGTTTGCTTTATCCAGCTCTTTTGACGGCGCTTCTGTTATGCTGGCATAGGCGTTATCTCCGTCGATAGGGTATTTGCCCGGTGCCAGGTTAGCAAGATCATGCTCTTTTATAAACTGAAAAGCTTTATCCCAGGTGGTTTGAGCGGCATGATACTGGCGGTAAAACTCCGCGGCGTTAACAGAAGCATGCGGCTTAAGCGTTGTGCCGTTGGCCCAGCTTCTTCCTTTAAGCCACTTGTTGGCCTGCCCCCGCGTCACTGTAGTTTTTGATGTATCCTGCGCTTTAACAGACAGCATTGCCGAAAGCAACAAAACACAAACAATTAATAACTTAGTGGTGTACTTAGTTATCATAATTTATAGGTTTTTACAATTGGTTTAACGGTATTTTGATGTGCTCTTACACCGTATTTAACTCCAATTATACGATGTAATGCAATAGAAAGCCCCGAAACCGACCTATATTTCTACTACAACGTTTTAGTAAACCTGCAACAGCGCGGCTACAACGTTTTCGTAGAAATAACATCCGGGTTTCTTTTTATTAAAACCTCATTGCGTTAGAATTGCCTGCTGTTATTTTGCAACTTAAATACCATTGCTTTGAAAGTATTACACAGTGTACACCCCGAAGATTTTAAAACTTACCAAACCGACAAAATCAGGGAACGCTTCCTAATAGAAGACCTGGTACAAGACAATCAGCTAAACTGTGTTTACACGCACTATGACCGCATGATAATAGGTGGGGCAAAACCCGTGAACGAGACCCTGCAACTACCTAACTATCCGAACCTGCGGGCAACCTACTTTTTGGAGCGACGCGAGATAGGCATCATTAATGTTGGTGGAGATGGTACGGTAACAGCCGACGGGCAACGCTATGAAATGAAGAAGCTGGACTGCCTGTATATAGGCAAAGGCGCAAAAGAAGTCAGCTTTAGCAGTGCTGATGCCAGCAAGCCTGCGGTTTACTACATCTTATCATGCCCTGCACATCATACATACCCAACTGAGCTGATGACGCTTGAAAAAGCAGCAAAAGTGAAGGCAGGCAGCGCGGAGACCGCCAATGACCGCACTATAAACAAATACATACATGCCGATGGCATAAAAAGCTGCCAGCTGGTGATGGGCCTTACTATTTTACATAACGGAAGTGTTTGGAACACCATGCCGGCACACGTACATGACAGGCGTATGGAAGCTTACTTTTACTTTGATGTTCCGGACGGGCAGCGGGTATTTCATTATATGGGCGAAGGGCACGAAACCAGGCATATACTGGTAAACAATTATGGCGCAGTGGCATCACCTCCATGGAGCATACACTCCGGATCTGGCACGGCGAGCTATAGTTTTATATGGGGTATGGCGGGTGAGAATACCGACTATACCGACATGGATGCTGTTAAGATAGAAGATATCCGCTGATCCCTTTGGTTTATAATAGCCTGACATTACTAAATTTTTATTACATTGGTAACTGCAAACAAAGACTCGGAGGAGCAGGGACAGTTACTATATATGAATTTTAATGCGATTACGATAAGGGACATTGCCAGGGCTTTACAGCTTTCAGTATCAACGGTATCCAAAGCCTTAAGGGATAGCTACGAAATAAGCGAAAAGACCAAAAAGCTGGTTGTTGAATATGCCGAAAAGAACAACTACCGGCCTAATCCAATAGCGCAAAGCCTTAAAAAAGGGCACAGTAAATCTATTGGAATTGTTGTTTCTACTATCGAAAATCAATTCTTTTCCCAGGTGATCAACGGTATCGAGTCGGTTGCTTACCAGGCAGGGTTTAACGTCATCTTCACTCAAACACATGAATCGTATGAGATGGAAGTTAAGAACGTAGATCAGCTGGCGCACCATTCCCTTGACGGTTTGCTCATATCGCTCTCTACAGAAACAAAGGATATTGAGCATCTCAAACTTTTGCACAAACGAGGGTTGCCAATCGTCTTTTTTGACAGAATAAGTAATGAGATAGATACGCATAAAGTTATTGCTGATAACTTTAAAGGAGGGTATGATGCAACGAAACACCTGATAGATTCCGGGTATAGCAAAATAGCGCATATAACCAGTCCGCCCAACATCTCTATTACCAAAGAGCGGCTTGCAGGATATAACCAGGCGCTTAAAGATGCGGGCCTTACTGTACCACCCGAGTATATTAAACATTGCTCGCACGGTGGCCGCGACATTGGTGAGATAGAGAACTCCTTAAACGAGCTCCTGGCGCTTAAAGAACGCCCGGATGCCATTTTCACCACGTCTGACAGGATTACCACCACCACGCTGCTTTTATTGAACAAGCTGGGCATAAAAATACCAGAGCAAATAGCGCTTGTAGGTTACACCAACACTACGCTTGCAGACGCGCTAAACCCGCCGCTGACATCTGTGTATCAGCCCGCCTTTGAGATGGGCCAGAAAGCTGCGGAAATGCTTTTAAACCTGATACTAAGCAAACGGCCGGTTACCGAGTTTGAAACCGTCACCCTTCCAACGCAGTTGTTTGTGAGAAAATCAACAGCGCCACGGGAGGTGTAAGCCCCCTTTTTCTGCCACATACCGAAAACGATTTCGTAAATAAATAAAGCGTTAACCTGTAATTAACGCCTCTGCGCCAATACTTTTGGGTGTGCATCTACTATTTCCAGTTATAAACCTGCACGCACATAACTTTACTATCGTGATCAAAAAATTGCTGTTAAGCATTGTGATAAGCTTAGGTTTAGCCTGTAACATCCGGGCGCAAACGGTGGCTTTAGATTACTATTTTAACCGTGAGGTTAAGAAAACTGCCAACGGTGCAATGCAGCGTTTCCACTACACCTGGGAGGACCAAAGCAATTCGGGTTTCTCTTTATGGGGTAAGGAGTTTGACAAACTCGGCGCAAAGCTCGATTCGATACCTGTTGCACCAACAGCAGAAAACCTGAAGAATGTAAGCGTATACATTATTGTTGACCCAGACACCAGGAAAGAAAGCGCAAGCCCTAATTACATTACCCCTACCGATGCCGACGTTATTGCTGCATGGGTAAAAAAAGGAGGCGTGCTTTTGTTAATGGCTAATGACAGCGCTAATACCGAGCTGCAGCACTTCAACATCCTGGCTGCAAAGTTTGGCATGCACTTTAACAACGATATGCAAAACCATGTTATAGATGATGCACATTTTAACGATGGCGCCATCAGCATTAAAAACAATAAGGTATTTAAAACAGCAACTAAGGTTTTCCTCAAAGACGTGTGCAGCATTGGCTTATCCGGCAATGCAAAGCCATTATTAACCGCAAAAACTGGCGCCGCCATTGCAGCAATTAGTAAGCATGGTAAAGGGTGTGTTATTGCAGTGGGTGACCCATGGCTCTATAACGAATATGTGAACGGGCGATTGCCTGCAGGTTACGAGAATGACAAGGCAATGGCAGACCTGGCCCGATATGTAATATCACTGAAAAAATAGTACCTCTTGAATGAGTTCAGTAAAAATACTTCAAATGCGTGCGGTGGGTTTTAGATTGGTTAACTGCAGCCTATCCCGCAGTGTGGGGAGATTGATTAATACGTTGATTTTAATTTTGGTTTTCGGTTGCATCGGCTGTGCGCAAAGCACGGCCGGTACCAACCGGGTTCACCTGTTCAGCATGGCCGATTTGGAAAAGACCAATCAACTTTATCGAGCCCATGATCATAATGCTGTAATACAGGTAAACAACTTGCTGAAACAAGCCGACTCGCTGTTAACGCAAGGGCCGTGGTCGGTAACTTTCGATAAGAAAAAGACAGCTCCAGGCAACAATCCGCATGATTACCTTAGCCAGGCTCCCTACTGGTGGCCTGATTCCAGCAAAGCCGACGGAAAGCCTTACATACGCAAAGACGGCCGGCGCAACCCCGAAATTTACGAACTTCACGATGCCGCGCAGATGGAGAAAATGGCATCTGCAGTCAAAAAGCTGGCGCTAGCTTATCACTTCAGCAAAAAAGCAACATATGCAAAAAAAGCAGGCCAATTGTTAAAGACCTGGTTTATTGATCCCGCAACAGCCATGAACCCTAATCTTAATTACGCGCAATATGTGCCGGGAGTAAATGAAGGCAGGGGCATCGGCATTATAGAAACAAACCGCTTGCTGCCGATTCCAGACGCGGTAACGCTGTTGCAGAACGGATTGGACGCTAATTTAGTTAATGGATTGAAGGATTGGTTTAAAGCGTACACGCAATGGCTGCTTACCAGCAAAAATGGCAAAGCCGAGCAAAAAGAACTAAACAACCACGGCACCTGGTTTGATGTACAGGTAGTGGTGTATACGCTGTTCTCTGGTGACGAGGCGACAGCCAGAAAAGAAATCACCGACCATACAATACCCCGCATAGCTAAACAATTTACCGCAGATGGCCGCCAGCCGCTTGAACTGGCCCGCACCCGCGCGTGGGACTACTCCAACATGAACTTAATGGCCTGGTACCGGCTCGCCTTTATTGCGCAGCAATTGAACATTGATCTTTATAATAAAACTGTCGATGGCAGCAAGGGCATAAAAACAGCACTGGAGTTTTTACTGCCTTATGCCGCAGGCGAACAAGCATGGCCCTACCAGGAAATAGGCGGCTACGAATACGGTAACATCAGGCGGATGGTACATACCGCACGCGTTGTTTACCCAGATCTAAAGCTCAAAGCTTTTGATAGAAAATTCCCGGAAGGCAACGACCCGTTGATGTTTCTTTTTTGACATTCCCGACCATGAAAATCCACCTACGTCTTACCATCTTACTTGTATTATGCACAACAATATCTACCGGGTGGGCTCAGCAAAAAACCCGACTTCAAAATAACTGGGAGTTTGTTAAAGGCGACCTTGGCGGCGTTTGGGAAGCCGTTCGCCCGCAAACAGCCGGCGGACCGGAAACGCTGCCGCTTTGGGAAAAGGTGACCCTTCCGCATTGCTTTAACATGCGGGATGCTGTTGACCCGGATGTAAATTATTACCAAGGGCCGGGTTGGTACCGCACGCAGCTTAGCATAAACAACCCATACCCGGGCGGAAGAACAGTTTTACACTTTGAGGGTGCGGGACAGAAGTCGGATGTTTACATCTACACTAAAAAGGTGGGCAGCCACCTGGGCGGGTACGATGAATGGACAGTAGACATCACCGACGCAATAGAAGAGTTTAAGCAAGACCCTGCTTTTCAAAAACGTTTCAAGGGCAAAATACCGCTGGAGATACGATGTGATGACTCCCGCGATCTGGAAACTATACCCTCCCAGCTATCAGATTTTAATGTTTATGGTGGCATTTACCGTCACCTTAACCTGCTTTACCTGCCTGCGGTAAGCGTAGGTGAGCTGCATGCTAAAACAAGTATGTCGGCAGATGTAAAATCAGGCTATATCAATCCTATATTCACCTTTTACCATCCTGCTGCTGGCGGAAATATTTCCGGTGAAATAGTGGTAAAAAATACAGTTGGGAAGATAGTTGCCAAACAGCCTATCGACATCAATTTAGTAAAAACTGATTCAGCGACTTACGAGTTGAGCAAGCTTACTGTTAAGAACCCACATTTATGGACCGTAACAGACCCTTACCTGTACACGGTTGAGATAACGGCAAAACATCAGGGCCAAACATTTACTCACGCCGAAAAGGTTGGTTTCAGAAGCTTCCTTTTTGCAGATAAAGGGCCATTTTACCTGAATGGTAAACGTTTGCTATTGCGGGGCACCCACCGCCATGAAGACCATGCAGGCGTAGCCGCAGCCATGACCGATAGTATGATGTTGGCCGAAATGCAAATGATAAAAGACATGGGCGCAAATTTTATCAGGTTGGGGCACTACCAGCAATCTCGCAGAATATTACAGCTTTGCGATAGCCTTGGAATTTTGGTGTGGGAAGAAATACCCTGGTGCCGCGGCGGCTTGGGTGGCGACAAGTACAAGGCCCAGGCACGGGCCATGCTCAGCAATATGATTGCGCAGCACTATAACCATCCATCTATCATTCTTTGGGGGCTTGGAAATGAAAATGACTGGGAAGGAGATTTCCAGAAGTTTGACAAGCAAAAGATCCGCACATTCATGAGCGAGCTGAACAACATTGCACATAAGCTTGATCCATCCCGCAAAACAACTATTCGCCGCTGCGATTTCTGTAAAGACATACCGGACGTATACTCACCATCAATATGGGCTGGCTGGTACAGGGGCGTTTATACCGAATACAAGAAAACATCTGAAGAGGAATTTAACAAAGTACCACACTTCTTCCATGCTGAATGGGGCGGCGATAGCCACGCGGGCAGGCATTCGGAAAACCCGGACAAAGCACTTGCTGCAATTAAAGCGGGTAGCGGTAATGACGAACGTAAGGGGGATGCATCTTTGATAGGCGGTGCTGCCAGGGTTTCTAAAGATGGGGACTGGAGTGAAAGTTATATATGCAACCTGTTTGACTGGCACCTTAAGGAACAGGAAACCATGCCTTGGCTAACGGGTTCAGCATTTTGGGTGTTTAAAGATTTTTCTACTCCCATACGGCCGGATAATCCTGTGCCTTACATGAACCAAAAAGGTGTTGTAGACCGCGATCTTGCTAAAAAAGAATCTTACTATGTTTTTCAGTCGTACTGGGCCACAAAGCCGATGGTGCATATTTATGGCCATAGCTGGCCGGTTAGGTGGGGAGATGCCAATGAGCTCAAAATGGTTAAGGTCTACTCCAATGCCGACCGCACTGAACTATTTGTAAACGGTAAAAGCTATGGCATAAAACAACGCAATTCACAGGATTTCCCGGCAGCGGGGCTTCGCTGGATGGTGCCTTATCAAGAGGGTAATAATAAACTGAGGGTTGTAGCTTATAAGGGAAAGATGATTGTTTCTGACACCGTTTCTCAACGTTATCAAACAGCCAAATGGAGTAAGGCGGCAAAGCTTGTACTCAGCAAAGCTGACGTAGTTGGAGACATTGCAACTATACAGGCCACCTTGTACGATGCTAAGGGTGTACAGTGCCTGGATGCAACAAACTGGGTGAGCTTCTCACTTGCGGGTGACGGTAAGCTGATAGACGACCTCGGCACACCAACAGGTTCACGCAAAGTACAAGTATATAACGGGCACGCGCTGATCTCCGTAAAGTTGAACAAGGGAAAGTCTGCAATAGCAGTGAGCAGCGAAGGGATACCTACCGCAACCTTAAGTTTATAAACAATGAAGCATAAGTTCTTGCTGATCATTCCAATGATGTTAGCACTTTCCGGCTTTAATCAGTCTAACGATATGGAGGATCGGATCGCGGCTACCCTACGTCCATACATCCTCAAGGAGGCAGCCTGGGCAATGGAACAACAGCCGGCTACCATAACGGCACAAGTCAGCGACAGGAGCACCGGTGGCGTACATGACTTCTATTCGGAAGGTGATTATTGGTGGCCAAACCCTGCCGATCCTAACGGCGCTTACATACAAAAAGATGGTGTAACTAATCCCGATAACTTTGTTGCGCACAGACAAGCCATGATCCGCTTCAGTAGGGTAATAGGCGCACTGGCCTCGGCTTATAAAATCACTCATGATAAAAAATACGTTCTGCAGGCTGTTAAACATCTGCGAGCCTGGTTTATAGATTCGGCAACGCTGATGAACCCGAACCTGCAATATGCACAAGCCATAAAAGGTGTTGCCACCGGAAGGGGAATAGGCATAATAGACACCATTCACCTTATGGAAGTGGTACAAGGAATTATAGCTATGCAACCATCCGGTTTAATTGATAAGCGTACAACATCTGCTATAAAAAGCTGGTTCGAAAATTATCTTTACTGGTTGGTTAACAGCAAATACGGGAAAGACGAAATGAATGCCCGCAATAATCATGGTACTTGCTGGGTAATGCAGGTTGCCTGCTTTGCACGTTTCACCGGCAATGAAGCATTAACAACGTTCTGCAGAAAGCGCTTTAAGAATGATCTATTGCCCAACCAAATGGCTGCAGATGGTAGCTTTCCGCTGGAACTTAAGCGTACAAAGCCGTATGGGTATTCAATTTTTAACCTTGATGCAATGGCCACCATTTGCAAAATTTTGAGCACCAGGCAGGATAATCTTTGGCTGTACTCTACAGCCGATGGCAAATCCATAAAGAAAGGCATAGAGTTCCTGTACCCGTTTATAAAAGACAAAAGCAGCTGGTCGTTTAATAAAGACGTTATGTACTGGGACAATTGGCCGGTTGCACAACCCTCACTGGTTTTCGGCGCAGAGGCTTATGGCAATGCTGCCTGGCTAAACACCTGGGTAAAGCTAGACCACGATCCTGAAGTGCCGGAAATTATTCGTAATTTACCGGCGCGGCACCCTTTGGTCTGGTGATCATACCACCAGCGTGCTCCAGCCTTGCTGATCGCCCTTTAACTTTGACCGCTTTTTCTCCTGCATTACTTTCTTTATGCGCATAGCATATGTCCAGCAGGTACTTTGCCTAATTTGCAGCTTCTCCGACAATTGGTGCGATGATATCGTACCATTAGTGATGTACATGAGGTAGGTGATGTAAAAGGCTTTATTTATCGGGATTCGGTTGTTCTCGAAAATGGTATTGTGAATAGCTGACTCTTCGTAACTGCACTTGGTACACCGTCGGCTGTGCGGCAGCCGGCCGCCGCAATAACTTGTGTTCTCACAGCGGGTACAAGAGTAGCCGTCCTTCCACTTTAACGATGATAAGAAACCAAAACAGGTTTCCTGGTCGGGGTACTTGGCACTAAATTCTTCAAAGTTTAGCTCGGCAGAAAGTGCTCGCGATTCGGTAACACGTTCAATGCTGGTTTTAAGTTCAACATTGTCTTTCTCCAGCAGCACATTCATTCTTGATATCTCTTCAGCCTGCAATTCCAACTGCCTGTTTACAGTCAATAGTTGTCGGTTCTGGCGCTCAATTACCTCTTTCTGCAATTGCAACTTCTCCGATTTTTCCACCACCTCCTTTGTCCGGATAGCGACCTGCAATTCAAGTTCTCGGTTAATAGAATCCTTTAGCTCGGCGTTTAGTTTCATTTGCCGCATTGCTTCGTTATCAGCTGCTTCTTTCTCCTTTTTGAATAACCGTACCTGGTCGCCAATTGCAAACGATAAAAGCACCATTTCCATCACAAAACAGCCGCTTAAGCTATAATAACTTACCGCGGATGGTAAAAAGGTAAGGAGTTTTAGAGCGGTAAGTGCTTTAATTATAAAGCCTACAAACAATATGGAGTAGGCTAAAACAAAAAACCGCGCCGGCTGAAACCCTTTTCCATAGATGTAAATACCTGCCGCAAAACATACGGATAGTGGTATTACTTCCACAAACTTGTAAACAAACAGCCCTTTAGCAAACATAAGGCAGTACAGGAAGTACACCGATCTCAGTACAATTACCCAGTTAATCAACTTGTTAAATAAAGGAGCACGGTATTTTACCTGCAAAAGTTCTTTGCTGAATACCAATGCGAAAAAGCTGATCAGGTACAGCGCCACGCCATAGCCATAATGGTTTATTACCGGCATATCCGGCCACAAGTACTGAAAAGCAATCCCGTCAGCACTCATTTCATAGAGGCCAACACTTATAACGTAGAACACATAAAACAAGTAATGCTTCCTGCGTACAGCAATGAACATCAGCAAGTTGTGGAAGCAAAAGATTAGTATCATGCCATAAAACAGCCCATAACCGAGGTACTCATTCAATGCGTACCGCACAAAATAGCCTACCGTACGATACACCATTATAATGTTCACCAGGTTATGAGACCTTACCTTAAAATAGTATACATGTTCCCCCTTAGTGGCATTTTTTAGTAAGAACTCAAAATTTTTATGGTGAAAAAGGCGGTTGCTAAAACCCATGTTCGCGCCGGACTTCACCTCTTTGTATGTACCATTTGTGTCTGGTAAATAGGCAGTTACCTCATCTGTAGTCTGATCGAAGAATTCTATTAAACGAGTATTACTTTCCAGTGCCTCGTCAAATCTGACGCGTACACGCATCCAATAGGTGGACGCATTAACATTATTGCTCGGATACAAAGATTGATTGTTCTTGAATACCAATGCTTTACCTGTCACATCGGCGAAGTTGAGCTTGCCGGTTCTGTCTTCCAGCACTGCCACGTCGTTGAACGTAAATTTGTGCTGATCTAACTGATTATCAACATCCAGCACCTTTTGAGCCTTTGCACAAACAGCTGCCACACACATCAACAGGCATAGTATAATTTTTTTCAAATTATATAAAGGTTTAATATACAATAACTTCTATATGCAAGCTCATACCGGCTAACGCAAGTGGCTGACAGTACGCTCAAACTTTACTTATAGAAACAGGTGGTTTATAACATATCAAATATAATGAAATCAGATCTAAAGACCCACCCATTAAAGGCGATTTTCATGAGCAAAAACCTCCAAAAACCACACTTTTTTCTGTAGGGATTTAAGCATTGACTATCAATACATTGGGCACTCCGCAGTTGTTCGCAGAAATCAGATCCAGACACTTCACGTCATTCCCAATTTTTCTAAAGAAATAAAAACTTATCTACATACGGCGGGTTATTTAATCAATAATTAAAAACATCGACCATGATTGAACAGGATAAACTAACCCGTCGCCAGGTAATTGGCGGCATAGGCGCAGCAGTTGCCACGGCTGCCGTAACGCCGGTTTTTGGAGCCGGTGGACCATCAGCCTTTGATAGCGGCAGCACAGCGGCACCACTGGAAGACCCAACTCAAAAATACCCTAAGCCACCGTTCCAGGAGCAGTCGCAGCCATGGCCGGGACTGGCAAGCCAGATGAACCCACGGCCAGACCACGGCGAGAAAAGCTACAAAGGTACCGGCAGGCTTAAAGGCCGCAAAGCACTTATAACCGGTGGAGACTCTGGCATGGGCCGTGCGGCAGCCATTGCTTATGCACGCGAAGGTGCCGACGTAGCTATTAATTACCACCCTTCTGAAGAGCCGGATGCAAAAGAAGTAATTGCTTTGATTAAAGCGGAAGGCCGTAAGGCAGTAGCTATACCAGGCGACCTGCGCGACGAGGCATTTTGCAAGAAGCTTGTGGACACTGCTGTTAGAGAGCTGGGCGGTTTAGATATTTTGGTGAGCAATGCAGCCCGCCAGCAAACCAAACCGTCTATACTGGATATCAGCACCGAAGATTTTGATGCTACCATGAAGACCAATATATATGCGCCATTCTGGATCATCAAAGCGGCATTACCGCATTTGCCTCCGGGCTCTGCCATTATTGGTACCACATCAGAACAGGCTTACGATCCGTCCGCAGACCTGTATGATTATGCACAGACCAAAGCAGCTACCATGAACTTTGTTAAGTCACTGGCAAAGCAGTTTGCGTCTAAAGGCATAAGAGTGAACGGTGTAGCACCTGGACCAATCTGGACACCATTACAGGTGAGCGGTGGCGCTACTATGGAAAAGCTAAAACAGTTTGGCGGTCAAACACCCTTCAAGAGACCGGGCCAGCCGGCAGAACTTGCCTCAATTTATGTGCAGCTTGCCGCTGCAGATGCAAGCTACGCTACCGGGCAGGTTTACGGCTCATCAGGCGGCGCGGGCCAACCATAAAGCCACATAAATATACAAAAAAAGCCACGGCATACATCGTGGCTTTTTTGTTATACCCGCTTGCGCATGAAGTAAAAAGTTACAGGGATACGGGTAACAAAGCCCATGTCCTCGTATACCTTTATAGCGCGTGCATTATCGTCGCGGACGTGCAGGTAGGGTGTACCACCTTCTGCTTTTATACGGATGATGTGGTGCAGCAGTAATTGCCGCGCATAACCCTTTCCCAGGTGATCCGGGTGTGTGCAAACGGCGCTTACTTCCATGTAATTTCCAGCGTGCATACGCTGGCCCGTCATGGCTACCAGCTTTTCTTCGCTGAACACGCCTTTGTAGTGTCCGAATTCTATTGTCCGTTGCGCAAACGGACCAGGATTGGTAAGTTTTGTAAGGGCAAGCATCTGGGGTATGTGCTCTGCCGTAAGATCTTTAACTGCTACCAGGTTGTTTGGCTCTGGTGTGCCTCCCGTATGGACCATTTGGTAACCCGGAATAGTTGCTATTGCTTTCCAGAAGTCCGGGATGGTCGTGGTCCCGGCAGTCATAAACAATACCGACCGTTCTGCGGGGATCACGTTGTAAAGTTCACGAAAGTTTTCTTCGGTATTTTCGCGCAACGCTACAAAGGGCGAAACGTCCGCATCAAAATACTTTACGTGGTCGTTCCC
This window encodes:
- a CDS encoding LacI family DNA-binding transcriptional regulator; translation: MNFNAITIRDIARALQLSVSTVSKALRDSYEISEKTKKLVVEYAEKNNYRPNPIAQSLKKGHSKSIGIVVSTIENQFFSQVINGIESVAYQAGFNVIFTQTHESYEMEVKNVDQLAHHSLDGLLISLSTETKDIEHLKLLHKRGLPIVFFDRISNEIDTHKVIADNFKGGYDATKHLIDSGYSKIAHITSPPNISITKERLAGYNQALKDAGLTVPPEYIKHCSHGGRDIGEIENSLNELLALKERPDAIFTTSDRITTTTLLLLNKLGIKIPEQIALVGYTNTTLADALNPPLTSVYQPAFEMGQKAAEMLLNLILSKRPVTEFETVTLPTQLFVRKSTAPREV
- a CDS encoding YhcH/YjgK/YiaL family protein, which encodes MITKYTTKLLIVCVLLLSAMLSVKAQDTSKTTVTRGQANKWLKGRSWANGTTLKPHASVNAAEFYRQYHAAQTTWDKAFQFIKEHDLANLAPGKYPIDGDNAYASITEAPSKELDKANWESHKNYIDLQYVITGKEKIGVEQVAKATVTNAYDTAKDVANYTTEGKYYRAEPGTFFLFFPQDAHRPNIKVDGFDTVKKLVIKIKVAN
- the kduI gene encoding 5-dehydro-4-deoxy-D-glucuronate isomerase gives rise to the protein MKVLHSVHPEDFKTYQTDKIRERFLIEDLVQDNQLNCVYTHYDRMIIGGAKPVNETLQLPNYPNLRATYFLERREIGIINVGGDGTVTADGQRYEMKKLDCLYIGKGAKEVSFSSADASKPAVYYILSCPAHHTYPTELMTLEKAAKVKAGSAETANDRTINKYIHADGIKSCQLVMGLTILHNGSVWNTMPAHVHDRRMEAYFYFDVPDGQRVFHYMGEGHETRHILVNNYGAVASPPWSIHSGSGTASYSFIWGMAGENTDYTDMDAVKIEDIR
- a CDS encoding alginate lyase family protein, which produces MILILVFGCIGCAQSTAGTNRVHLFSMADLEKTNQLYRAHDHNAVIQVNNLLKQADSLLTQGPWSVTFDKKKTAPGNNPHDYLSQAPYWWPDSSKADGKPYIRKDGRRNPEIYELHDAAQMEKMASAVKKLALAYHFSKKATYAKKAGQLLKTWFIDPATAMNPNLNYAQYVPGVNEGRGIGIIETNRLLPIPDAVTLLQNGLDANLVNGLKDWFKAYTQWLLTSKNGKAEQKELNNHGTWFDVQVVVYTLFSGDEATARKEITDHTIPRIAKQFTADGRQPLELARTRAWDYSNMNLMAWYRLAFIAQQLNIDLYNKTVDGSKGIKTALEFLLPYAAGEQAWPYQEIGGYEYGNIRRMVHTARVVYPDLKLKAFDRKFPEGNDPLMFLF
- a CDS encoding glycoside hydrolase family 88 protein yields the protein MMMRKIAIALLLTGAGTNALAQQDYKPAFVFAQHQADVMLKETNKAKNPDKPNLVSPRTLGRNGELVLVPTRDWCSGFFPGNLWFLYEYTGAESWKQKAVPFTTLMEAEKANAGTHDMGFKLYNSVGNAYRLTHDAHYKDVVLEAAKTLVTRFNPKVGSLKSWDNRKEWKFPVIIDNMMNLELLFEAAKLSGDKRFYNVAVTHANTTMKNHFRENYSSYHVVDYDPETGAVLHKQTHQGFADSSSWARGQAWGLYGFTMCYRETHNKAYLQQAEQIARFIFSNPNMPADLVPYWDYDATDIKTQPRDASAAAVTASALYELSTYSKNGKKYKATADKIIKSLHTAYQAQPDSARGFMLLHSTGHLPAKSEIDVPIIYADYYYLEALLRQKRLTEKKPVINAAGTLKN